The window TATTGTTTACTGTAACTTACATTACATAATAATAGCTGGCCTGAAAACATTGCAGTACTGTTTATCACTTTAAATCTGTTCCTTTGCCTTTTCCTTCCAATCCAAGTTTTCCTATATAGTAGTTCTGAGACTGTGAGTGAGTTTCTCTCAATTGCCTATTGGAATTGGTAGCATATTGTTTTTCAGACGCTTTCAAAATTGTTGTTAGATGTGTTAATCTATGGTTACCCTGACCTATCAGGCATTGTATTTGTCAATCTATTGTTTTTAATTTCACTTTGAAAATCCTATCTGAATCACTGTCAGTTAATCATTGACTTGAGATGCATGAGGCTTTTGTATTTTGAGATCTGTTTCATATTTTTTTGTCCTAATTTACCTACTTTGCTTGTTGGCCCTTGCAGTCTGCCTGGATGGAACCTTACCCGGGTACCATTTGCATCGTGGGTACGGGTCAGGAGCAAATAGCTGGCTCATCCAATTGGAGGTGAGTGAACTAAATCTGAAACAGTGGCATCATTTAGTTTTGCACTAATGTATAGTTGTTCACTGTTTCATACCAATTCCTTGTCATATCATTTAACATTTACATTATGCTTTCGAACTTGTGATAAGAAGTATCTTTAAGATGGTTTCTGAAAATTCTGACCTTGTAGAACTTGACTTGAGTAAATATCTTGTGTAGGGAGGAGGATGGTGTAACACCATTAGAAATTGTGTTTACCGCAAAACAACAAGGAGGGGATCATCAAAATTTATGGAAAAACAGGTGCAATTTACCGGAATACTCAGCAATAAAGCTGAAGAAAATCCAGGTTTTTTTTTCAAACTAAATGTTAAATTGTCAAACACTGTTCATCTTCTTGTCCTGCCTGCCTGGCCTATTTGTGGATTTCGCAGTCTTACAATCATCTTATCAAATATGGTGATGGTGCAGATTTTTTTAACTGGAATAGAGTCAAGCTTCGCTATTGTGATGGTGCTTCTTTTTCTGGGGATAGTGAAAATAAGGTATTGGGATGTTCTTGCAGTTTGATCTTTTTCTCTGCATTGTCGTGTTAGCTGCTAAAAAGTTTAGCAATGAAGATATAAATTCAGATGATTCTGGTGCTACTCTATAGGACTTAAAATTGACCTCTTAATACTTTCCTATTTTAGAATATTGAGTTACAACAAATTTCACCTGTAATAGTAGTGGTAGAGAGGTACACTGAAGAGGATGAACCAATGATATATGAGCTAAAACTACAGTGATGGATGGTGTATCAAATTTTTTCTGTTCCATTTATATGTTCATACCCATTGCTAAACCATAATGATTTTGATTTCAGGCAGCACAACTACAATTCAGAGGACAACGTATATGGTTGTCTGCTATGGAAGATTTGATGTCAAAGGGCATGCGCTATGCTAATCAGGTACAATATTTCTGTTGCTTATGGTCTATTCTCATTCCCTTATTATGACACATCTTGCAACTTATTAAATTCCATGTTTCAGGCTCTTCTTTCTGGTTGTTCTGCTGGTGGCCTGGCATCTATTTTGCACTGTGATGAGTTCCGGGGCTTATTTTCAACAAGAACAAAAGTGAAGTGCCTAAGTGATGCTGGATTGTTTCTTGATGCGTAAGCGCTAACCTTAATGCCTGAACTCTTTGTGCACAGTTTCGATGGAGAAATGTTCTAGCTATTTATTGACACTTGGAATTCAATTACTTGTCCTATGCAGGGCTGATGTTTCTGGTGGACGCACGCTCAGGAATTTATATGGTGGCGTTGTTGGCTTGCAGGTATTGGCCCAATCTTATTTACTGAAATTTTACGTTTTGGACTTTTCTTCCGTAAGCTTTGGGAGTTGGGACCATGCTTTGAATGTATACTTATGGAAATTATTCTGATTATCACAGGGGGTGCAAGAAACTCTACCACGAATTTGTCTTAACCATCTTGATCCTACATCGGTAATCATTTCTTCTTTTTATTTGTCAAGTCCTTGATTATGTGAATAGGTGGAAACATAGCAAATATTATTTAACCACCTTTTCTTATATTTTGACAAACTCCCTTTCTGTTTTCTCTTTGCAGTGCTTCTTCCCTCAGAATTTAATCAACAGTATTAAAACCCCACTGTTTATACTCAATGCAGCATATGATTCCTGGCAGGTAATTCTTTAAGTATTTGAAATTTTGGAATGTACAAAATACTTTAGGCTGTGGTGAAAAAAAAAATTCTAATATTTCCCTACTTGAAATCAGATCCAATCCAGTTTAGCTCCACCCTCAGCAGATCCTCGTGGTTACTGGAAGGACTGCAGATTAAATCATGCAAAATGTTCCCCAAAACAGATTCAATTTCTGCAAGGTAGCCCCCATCTATTGTGTACTCTTTAATTCTTGAAAGCTAGTAGCAGCTTCAGAAACAAAGTGACTAAATTTGGGTTGTTCGTTTATGACTAACAGGATTCAGGAATCAAATGCTGAATGTAGTAAGACAATTCGCAGTGTCTGATAAAAACGGGTTGTTTATAAATTCATGCTTTGCCCATTGCCAAAGTGAGAGGCAGGATACATGGTTTGCTGACAATTCTCCAGTCATCAAAAACAAGGTAAGCCTGATGCATGGAAATGAATATTTTAAGTTCCCATAGCAACAAGTTTGATATATCTAATGCTATGTGTGATCTTGACAATATGCAGGCAATTGCACTAGCTGTCGGGGACTGGTATTTTGAACGAACCGGTGTTAAGGGTACCAAGGCATTTGATTGTCCATACCCTTGTGACAACTCTTGCCACAATCTGGTCTTCCAACGAGCATAGAGTAATCAGCTGGCTCTTTTACATTTTAATATTTATTCCCCTCACTCTAAATGAAATAGTCTTGTAATTCAATTGAAATTGATAGAAGACAATAAACCAGAAGGCCTGCTGAGAAGTGCAAATGTCATCAGCAAGCTCTTCATATTTTTAGGGGCTAATGTAATGTTTCCAATAAACTCATTCCTGTATTAGTAATTCCAAATCAATGAAAATGTTTGCAACTCTTCATTGCAGCCATTTTGATGTGGTATGATCCCATTGGGAAATTCAAGACATCAAAAAACTTGTTTATTGTGTGTTTCAGACTTTCAGTCTTCCAATCGATTAGTAAAATGAAAAAGAAAAAAAAAGCATGTGATAAACTCATGAAGGGTAAACCAGATCTTGTTTAGTCAACCCCTATAGGAAGAACTGAAGAAGAACGAAGTCGTTCTTTTACAGTTCTTTTCTCCTTATCATTGTTTATAAGTTTCCCAATCTTGTCCTTTTTAGACTTATGGGATAGAAGAAGGGCCACTATGGCTTGCTTCTGCTTGATCTGTGGATCTGATGTAGCTGATCGTTTTTCTAAATAATATGTTCTAGACCTTCACTCCTTACAGTTCAATGATTTGTTATGGGCAAGTTGGGTTAACTATATACACATTGCTTTGAACCTACTAAAATAATGAGTGAGATCCCGCAGTACTTGATAGTTGATACACACAGCAATGTTGGGATTAGCAGTTGAATTTATAGTCTGAGTTCTTCCATACTCGAGTGGTAAAGAGGTTGAAGAAGAGAAGAGCCATGATGAAGTTCTTGTGGGTTTGCATTGTTGTAGCATTTTGTTTCAGCAAATGGGTTGATGGATTTGTGCAGTACAGTCATAGAGGTGATCCCAAGACTGAAATTATAAATAACACTCTGATGGTATCGATCACCCTCATTCGAGGAGCTGAAGCCAAAGGAGCAGGTACTTCAAGTGTTACTGTTTCTGTTATCATTTCGGGAGAGTTTAATGGAAAAACTTAGTACAGCAAAACTGGCTTAAGCTAAGCATATCTCATTTCTCAGTGAGTGACTTGAGAATTTAGATAGCTAGATATATATGTATGTTCTTTTGAGGTTCTGTCTCGTTTGTTTTGGTGCCATTTATGTACTTGTAATTTTGGCTCCTGTAGTCTGCTTGGATGGAACATTGCCTGCTTACTATTTTAACCGCGGACATGGGTCAGGGGCAAATAGTTGGGTCGTTCACTTTCAGGTAAACAATAACATTGTTACTCATGCACTGTTGTTTCATTACATCTTCTTGCCAACTCTTATATAGATTGAATCTGATAAACATGTTGTGTTAGGGTGGAGGATGGTGTAGCAACATCACAGAATGTGTTGCTCGCGCAAAAACTCAGTTTGGATCATCAAGATACATGTTACCAGAGACTGGGTTCACTGGAATATTAAGCTTCAAAGCTGAAGAAAATCCAGGTTTCGTTATCAAATTTGATGTTAAATTGTTAAAGGCTGTTGACCATGTTCTGGATTTAGCTGTTTTGAGACTTGGACCCTCATCGTCTCATATATCTGACTGCAGATTTTTTCAACTGGAATAGAGTACTCATTCCCTCTTGTGATGGTGCTTCTTATTCTGGAGACAGTGAAAATAAGGTGTTGCATGATCTTGCTATTTACAATTGAACTCAAATAGTGGTATTGTTTATATATATACTTGCACTTTCACCGATAAGTGCTCACATAACTATTTTCAATCATATGTTTTCTCAGATGCTAAAACATAGAGTTTCATTTGCTTTTAGGAAGCACAACTGCATTTTAGAGGAAAGCGTATTTGGTTGGCCTTCATGGAAGAGTTGATGTCATTGGGCATGCGCCATGCCAAGAGGGTATAGTTATGTTCTTGCTTAAGATTTTTTTATTATATTCTGTTCCAATCTCATGGAAATTATTCAACTTATCAATGTCTCTTCTTTCAGGCTCTTATTTCCGGTTGCTCTGCTGGCGGTTTGACATCTATTTTGCACTGTGATAAGTTCCGGAGCTTATTTGGAAAAAGTACTAAAGTGAAGTGCCTGAGTGATGCTGGATTTTTCCCCGACGAGTGAGTCTAGCTATTCTATATGCTTTTAGTTACCTACATTACCCATATGCAGAGATGTTCACAGCTTGTCACACTTGAATTTTCATTGGTGATCCTGTATGGAATATATTGTAGGGTTGATATATCTGGTGAACCTACATTCAGGAAGTTTTTTAGTGGTGTAGTAAGCTTGCAGGTATTCACTTTGTTTTGTTTAAGTCCCTCTTCTGTTCATCGCCTTTTTCTACTACATATTATATTATCATGTTTTTAATGTATGCTAATGGAAAGCTATGACTTATCACAGGGGGTGAAGAAGAATCTGCCACGATTTTGTACGAGACACCTTGATCCTACTTCGGTATTCAATTCATCTTCTTTCTTGCAGTATTTGATTTGAAAATAGATGTGAACAGTTGTAAACTACTGCTTGCTAGCTCTAAGCTGACTCAGGTTCCAACCTTCCCCCTTCCTCTTTTTCTTATCCTTGCAGTGCTTCTTCCCTCAGAACTTAATCTCCGGGATCAAAACCCCTCTATTTATACTCAACTCAGCATATGATATATATCAGGTACTTGTTCAATTTTATAGGTCTTATTTGAGAAGCATCTAAAAGAACTTACTGATGAATAAGTAACTTGTCTTCTCCTCCCACTTGAAACCAGTTTTATGCCATTTTAGTTCCGGCATCAACAGATCCCAATGGCTTGTGGGACAATTGTAAATCAAACATTACAAACTGTTCTCCATCTCAGTTACAAATAATGAAAGGTAATCCCATACATGTGCAATTTGATCTCTTAACATTAATAGTAGCCTAAATTTATTTTTATTTTCATTACAGGTTATAGGAGTCAAATGCTGAATCTACTAAAACCAATCTCGAAGTCTAAGCAAAATGGGATGTCTATAACTTCATGTTATGCGCATTGTCAAGCTCAGTATCAAGTCATGTGGCATGCTGATAACTCTACACTTATTGGCACTAAGGTGAGTTTGATCAGATATATCAAGCTTTTATGTAGCCTAAATACAAGAATTCGTACCAATTGAGTTTCAAATATCTAATGTGTGTTATTTGGATCTGTTTGCAGACAATCTCGCAATCTGTCGGAGATTGGTATTTTGATCGGGCAGTAGTTAAGGTCTATGATGAAGGTTGCCACTATTTGGTACCTCAATAAGCAAAGTTTTGTGAATTGACTTGTGTAAATGAGCCAATTTGTAAAACTTTGTGATGCAGTTGCAATCAGGAGAAGATTACCACGAAAAAAAAAAAAAACATAGATGAAGACTACAAATAAGACAAGGCTACTATGAAGTGCAGAACGTGATCTGGAAGCATTTCAAACTGATATACTGCTTCGGCGAAAGCGCTTCATGCCATTATTTTGTATCCAATAAATGAAAATCGAAATGATAATCTATAGTTCTATACAACATGAATGGAATAATTTTATGAGTAATCTGTTTTAAAGTGGGATGGAGAGAATAAAAGGTAAAGATGAACATTCTGATTCTGGTATCATCAGCAGCACAATAATGAAAATGTTTGCAACCCTTATTGCAGCCATCGATTGGTTTTGCAAACATTCAAACATGAAATTCAACAAGTACATGAAGCACAGGAAAAGAAAAGGAGAGACAGTGTTTTGAAACATTACTTGTTCTGATGTGAAGCCTTTGCAAGTGAGAAACAGATGCAGTAGAAAACCAGATATAACAGATTGATAGACAACTTCCTCAAGCTCAAAGCATGGTCTGTGGACTTTAATAATAGGAAGCATGTTGAAGCATTAACCACTTCACATTCACACTCCACTGACTTTTGAACAGTCAACTCTAAAAATAATCAAACTGAACCCCCTCATTTGCAGTTCATTTTGATTTCTAAATCAATTAGGTATTGTTTAGTAGTTTTATCCAATGCTTGCCAATTATGGCTTGTCCTATTCAGACTTCAAGGTATGGATAGAAGAAGCTCACCTTAGCTTTCTTCTCTGCTTCAATCTAATATACAGCCGGTTTATCATCTAGATAACATGCTCTTGATTTGCAATGTAATTTGTTTGGATATGTTATGTTATGACAAGTTGTACACAAATTGCTTTGAGCCCTTTAAAAAAATGTGCGAGATTCACGCCGTACTGAGACGTTCACGAAAATTCATTTCAATTGAGGAATTTAGTTTCATTTTTATAGACTTGGGGTGGCAGAAAGATTGAAGCAGAGGAAGATCAAGAGCCATGTTGAAGTTCTTGTGGGTTTGCATTGTAATAGCAACATTTTTCAGCAACTGGGTTGATGGGTTTGTTCAGTACAGCCATGAAGGAGATCCCAAGACTGAAATCATTAATAACACTCTGATGGTATCACTAACCCTCATTCAAGGAGCAGATGCCAAAGGAGCAGGTACCTTAAGAATTCTGTTTTCTATTATCATTTCTGGAAAATAGTGCAGCAAACAGATTATGCATGGTTGAAAACTTGCAATGAGTGTACATATATAAATATATGTCTTGGTCCTTGTTAATGATTTTATAGTGACTTTCAGATGCAACTGTTATGTATGTCTTTCCTTCTCTTGAATGTCTTTTTGAGCCATCACTTATTTGCTTTGGCCTAATATACCTGCTTGTGTATAACTGCAGTCTGCTTGGATGGAACATTACCTGCTTATTATTTTCATCGGGGACACGGATCAGGGAAAAAGAATTGGCTCGTTCACTTTCAGGTTTGTGAGATATATCAGAACCACTAACATACATTTAATAATCATGCATAGTTGTATATTATATCCATCTTCTAGCATGGAAGTATGTTGATACTTGATACTATATGTTCTGGCAGGGAGGAGGATGGTGTGGCAACATCACGGATTGCGTTGCTCGCAAGAAAACACAGCTTGGATCATCAAACCTCATGCTACCAGAGACAGGATTTACTGGAATACTAAGCTACAAAGCTGAAGAAAATCCAGGTTTTCACCTCCACCTTTGTGTCTTCAACTGCCAAGGCTATGATGCTCTTACTTTAGCCGTCTTGACCCTTTGTCTTAACTGCTTATTTGCTTAACATAACATATGGGGGGATTGCAGATTTCTTCAATTGGAATAGAGTAATGCTTCCCTCTTGTGACGGTGCTTCTTTTTCTGGGGACAGTGAAAATAAGGTTTGCAGGATGTCTTTTGCCATTTACAATACCTTTTACTTTTCCATATGTTTCCCATATATCTATAGATTGCACTCAGTCAAACTATATAAAACTCGGGAGAGTATGAAAGATGTAGGTGAAAGAGATTAACCTAGTCTCGTATGTGTGCACTGGATGCTAAAATATAGTACATTCTCTGCTTTTAGGAAGCACAACTTCAGTTTAGAGGACATCGCATTTGGTTGGCTGCAATGGAAAAATTGATGTCATTGGGCATGCGTCACGCCAAGAAGGTGTAATATTTGCTCTTGCTTGAGAAATATGCTTGTTCCCTTCTAATGGCTTGTCTGTTCCCATATCATGAAAATTGACATATTTGCATCATATCAATTGCTACTATTTCAGGCTCTTATTTCTGGTTGTTCTGCTGGAGGTCTGACATCTATCTTGCACTGTGATAAGTTCCGGGGATTGTTTCGAAGAAGTACTAAAGTGAAGTGTCTCAGTGATGCAGGATTTTTCCTTGACTCGTGAGTAGTATCGCCTTATTCTTTCCTGCCTTATCGATATGTCAGTCATTTTCCTAGCCAGTATTAACACTTGAATTTTTATTCATATGGATTTGCAGGGTTGACATAACTGGTGAACCTACATTCAGGAATTTCTTCAGTAATGTTGTAAGCTTGCAGGTATTAACTTTATCACTTTCGTGACCAATTTAAACTTGATCCAAACTCTCCTGCTTCAATTTGATATTATCCATACAAGTGCATACAAAGTGATAGAAAAGTCCTGATTAATGCTTTCATCAACATATTTTGTAATGTATGCTTATGGAAACTGTTATGATTTATCACAGGCGGTGAAAGAAAATCTGCCACACTTTTGTACTAGTCACCTTGATCCTACTTCAGTATGTGTTTCTCTGCATTTTCTCTTACAATGTTTGATTTGAAATTATAGGTTTTTCAC of the Fragaria vesca subsp. vesca linkage group LG6, FraVesHawaii_1.0, whole genome shotgun sequence genome contains:
- the LOC101313425 gene encoding protein notum homolog, producing the protein MKLFWVGIVVVLVLTKLANGFEEHSFNETELSWLESYGESKAALTGLMVGLTLIPGAGAKGAVCLDGTLPGYHLHRGYGSGANSWLIQLEGGGWCNTIRNCVYRKTTRRGSSKFMEKQVQFTGILSNKAEENPDFFNWNRVKLRYCDGASFSGDSENKAAQLQFRGQRIWLSAMEDLMSKGMRYANQALLSGCSAGGLASILHCDEFRGLFSTRTKVKCLSDAGLFLDAADVSGGRTLRNLYGGVVGLQGVQETLPRICLNHLDPTSCFFPQNLINSIKTPLFILNAAYDSWQIQSSLAPPSADPRGYWKDCRLNHAKCSPKQIQFLQGFRNQMLNVVRQFAVSDKNGLFINSCFAHCQSERQDTWFADNSPVIKNKAIALAVGDWYFERTGVKGTKAFDCPYPCDNSCHNLVFQRA
- the LOC101295549 gene encoding protein notum homolog, coding for MMKFLWVCIVVAFCFSKWVDGFVQYSHRGDPKTEIINNTLMVSITLIRGAEAKGAVCLDGTLPAYYFNRGHGSGANSWVVHFQGGGWCSNITECVARAKTQFGSSRYMLPETGFTGILSFKAEENPDFFNWNRVLIPSCDGASYSGDSENKEAQLHFRGKRIWLAFMEELMSLGMRHAKRALISGCSAGGLTSILHCDKFRSLFGKSTKVKCLSDAGFFPDEVDISGEPTFRKFFSGVVSLQGVKKNLPRFCTRHLDPTSCFFPQNLISGIKTPLFILNSAYDIYQFYAILVPASTDPNGLWDNCKSNITNCSPSQLQIMKGYRSQMLNLLKPISKSKQNGMSITSCYAHCQAQYQVMWHADNSTLIGTKTISQSVGDWYFDRAVVKVYDEGCHYLVPQ
- the LOC101295841 gene encoding protein notum homolog; the encoded protein is MLKFLWVCIVIATFFSNWVDGFVQYSHEGDPKTEIINNTLMVSLTLIQGADAKGAVCLDGTLPAYYFHRGHGSGKKNWLVHFQGGGWCGNITDCVARKKTQLGSSNLMLPETGFTGILSYKAEENPDFFNWNRVMLPSCDGASFSGDSENKEAQLQFRGHRIWLAAMEKLMSLGMRHAKKALISGCSAGGLTSILHCDKFRGLFRRSTKVKCLSDAGFFLDSVDITGEPTFRNFFSNVVSLQAVKENLPHFCTSHLDPTSCFFPQNLLAGIKTPLFILNSAYDSFQFQFSLVPASADPNGLWNSCKLNVTNCSPSQLHILQGFRSRMLHALKPFSKSKQNGMFINSCYAHCQSQFQLTWYAANSTIIGNKTISQSIGDWYFDRAEVKVVDKSCHHLVPQ